ATAAATGCCCAGCTATGAGCATTAGTATGTCAATAAAGGTTGCCTAGCTATTTACGCTATGTACATTGGCCACTGAACATATACATATGTTCGGCAGAAAGTATGCAAATCTAGGGAATTTCAATTTATGAAGATTATAAAGTTTTTGAACAAGGAATACTTCTCAGGAAATGATAGGGCATTGGCCTAGCACTCTTCTAACCCTTGCACATTACCCACTGTGCTAGCTTAGCACATGATGTGTCACACTGCTAAGCTTGAGGGtgtgaaaggcaaagaacacccgtgtgctcagatttaggtacacgataaagaaccccaaggggttgaaattaatctggagtccccgctaaggcgtgcctcatatcgtggatttggcacTTAAAATCCCAGCACTTATTATAAAAATTGCGCGCTCATGTGGCTATCTAGAAACAAACCAAGCCAAGTGAAACTAACTTGGGAAGGTTCCAGTTTCTGAAATGGTGTTAATAAATGTTGCATGTATAGTGGTCAAGTGAACGCTATGAGATGCACACGCCCACCTGCAAGAACTGGTAGATGCTGTTCCCTTTCTTCATGCGCACCACTTTTCGATGGCCCGAGCCGTCCCAGTAGCTGAAGGTGATCTCAATGTCTTCGTTTTTGAGTTGCTGTTGtttctgtacccactcctgcAAGTGGATGAAACGATGCTATTTGTGAACTTTAACCTCTAGCCTAAGTATCGCAAATAACCACTTATTAAAGCTACACTAAACCGTGCCCATTTTCCATTTATTCAACGCTTAAGCAGGATTTTATCTGATGCAATGTGGCAAAATAATAGCAGAGGAGCAAGGCTAACAAGAAGGCTTGGCATCGTTTTCAGTGTATCACTAAGTTGCACACTTTGAATGAACACAGAAGATGACAGAAAATGCTCCAGTAGGAAGGACACGGTACGAGCACTGCCCAGCTTTCTATCTCACTAAGTTTGTGATGAAGGGCTAGGCAAAACCTTGTAGATTTCATGCACATGTTAGTGGCATCTGTTTTACATGAATTTTTATACACCAGGTTGGTTTACAATGAACGTTTCTAGTTTTGAGACCCAGGATGTTGGCCTTCGCATTAAATTGTATGACCTCACATTGTGTTCGTGCAGATACTGTAAATCCACAGTTGAAACCTGGCGCCTGTGTCATCTAGCGTTCCTCTATCATTCATTGCCTGCACTACATCTATATATGGACACGCTGACTCCACATTATATGACCTCCGGTTGTTATCCCTACACTGCAAGCAACAACTAATGCATTGCATTGCATACCATGCGAAGCACTTCTCTGATCCGTTTCTCATCTTCTTCTCGTTCTCTGTCTGGAAGGAAGCTGGTGTCCACATCGGGGTTTTTGCCCAACTTTCGTTTTGAAGGTGGTTCGTAGTCGGCACCATCTCCGTCTTCATCCTGCTCATCCTTTGTTTCCGGTGAatcctctttctcttccttctcttcttcacagttgttgttttcttctgcgtcctcctcctcttcttcctcctcgtcGTCCAGCTTGAATGACAGTGCAGCAATCTGGAAGAAAGACAGTATCGATACCATGTGGCACAAGTGCTGCAGCCGTTAAGTCCATCCATTCCTACTAGTACAGCAGAAAGCGATACGCATTTAAATATTGAAGTTTGAACAATGCCAAAGCACCTCATCATTTACTGTACTCTTAAGGGCCTTTTACAAGGCACTATATACGGGGTGAGGGTTAGAAATAACATAAGGGTCATGTCGTAACACGAACGCAGTATTTGACAGAACAGTGCAGAACATGATAATCTAGTTACTGTAAGTTATGTTAGCAATAGTATTAACATACACTTATAGCAGACAAAAGGAATGTTACATGCATACTACAGAATTTATCAAGCTGTGAGTTTTATGAAATTGTCCTCTGCTGCCAGAAATGCTATTTCCAACTGTGCATTGTGAACCACAGTTGAGCCACTTCACAAGGACGGCGCAATGTCCTTAGCTGAGGCGCAATCTTGTACGCGTTCTATAATAGAATGGTCGTCCTCACTGCACACATTTGGTTAACCTTTTGCGACTGTTGATGAGTATAGTCATCATGAAATTTTCTAACAAAATGACTGACGACGACTGTACTCGTCATCAACAGAAATTGTTCCCCCGCGAAACCAATGATGACTATAGCCGCTGTAGTTGTGTTTTTCAATGCTAGATGGCCCCACTTGTCCATGTTTTTTCAACAGAATTCCTCCACCTGTGTCTCGGCTTTCATTGCATTGCCACCTTTGATACCGGGCATGTGGTGTGATTTTACGCGATTACAGAAATATAGAAACATTATTTCATTGAAATAATGGTacagttttattcagaaaaaaaaaaagctttacaaagagagcaaaaatttttttcattaatttcggcacgtttttcttttcttttggtcATGAAAGGGTTAAGGCTCCCGTGTATGTGCCCCGCTCGTGATGCTCATGTGAGCCTTGATCAATCCTGTGTGTCAAGGACAAACATTCTATTATAGAATGCGTACAAGATCACACCTCTGTGCCCTGGTGGCTGCTGTAAAAAACACTGCAGTTATTCAGTGCCATTTTAGTCCTGCCCGTCCCAAATCTGCTTTTTAATAACTATAATGCTACAGTAGAGCATACTGTAGATGCTAATTTGCACTCACGAGTGGTGACCATACAATGATAATGTCTCTGCACTGACAATCTCCACGGCAAGTACATTAGCCATATAAAGAATTTCTGCAAACAAACGATGCTTATCCTTGTCACTTGCCTGTCTTCTTTGCCTCTCTTGCTGCTCCCGTTTTTTCTGAATTTCGCGCTGGCGCTGAAGCTCACGTTCTTGTTGTCGCTGTGCTAGTTGACGTTCCCGTTCTTTCACTACATCCTCTTGCTTAGCCTGAAACAAAGACACAGTATAAAACACGTGAATTTTAACAGCTCACAAGGAAGTCCTGCTCATCAGTAGTGCCACACTCTTATGAATGATAAGatgtggagttttacgtgccataaacaccatatgattatggggcacactgtagtggagggctccagaaattttgaccatctggcgttctttaacgtgcactgatgttGTACAGCACATGAGCCTCTAGCGTTTCGTCTCTATCTAAATGCAACCACCGtggtcgggatcgaacctgcgaccttcgggtcagcagccgagcaccataaccactgtaccaccaaggCGGAACAAAGCTAGGAACTACTGCGAGTCATCACTTCACATAGACCTACGGAATTctgcaccactccacaacataTTTGCCACTAAAAAAGACATGAGAATGGAAGAGAGGAATACAAGCAGGACAAAACAGGTAGCTCtttcaactgatttatttcaagTGCAAAACAAAGATTGAATACATACAGTAACACATGCACAGAATGACAGAGATATACTTAACGGGGCAACCAGCTTTTGAAGGATCTAATCCGAGCTTTGCAGATGTATCGACGTGTCGCTAATGCATGCTCCATCCAACTTGGTCCGATGCTTGTTCCTGCCAACAATCTTTACCCCATTTTGTCCCGTTTGTGTTCCTACCCTTAGTTCACGTGTCTTTTTTAGCAGCAGATATGTAACGCAGCAAGAACCAACTAGGCCATGAACAAGTTCTCTGCAACACTCCGCGTATATGTAGTGTTACTGTAAGTAGTGTTACTGCACAGTTTTATCCCGTACAATCGTATGTACAGTCAATACTAGTGGTGCAGGTAAACTCATTTTACTTTTATTTGTGCATTGAGTGTATGCCAGATATACATTAATGTTGAGAAAGAACATGTGGTATAGCTCACCTTCATTTCATCAAGGGTGACAAGCCCAATCGTACTCGATTTAAGCTGCTGCTCCACGGCGTCGTAATGTGCAGCGAACTTGTTCTCCATCGTAGAGATCTTCAGCTCTTCTTCGATCTTTTTCTTTCGCAGTTCCAATTCTTCCAATGCTTTCTCGCGCTTCTTCTTGAGATGCATTGCACGGCCAGCCTCGCTGGCAGCTCCTTTGTACATAGCCATGGTTCTGCCTGGTCTCGCGAAGCAGCACCGGCTGTTGTATCTGCAAGCATCGAGCAGACGAGCACCTAATGACCGGCGGTGTTTCCCAGCGCTCACTGAACATAACAGTCGCGTTTACTGCTCAGGAGTCGCATTTTGAATCTTTCAGTAAAACTGTCCTGTTGTTACAGTGCCTTGGGACGCACGCCAAAATTAGCCACGAACCTCGACATGAATCCGATAAATCCTCGAGGTATTAGTTGAATGACGATATCATGTTCATGATGCTTGCCGATTACGCAGCGTAAGCAATTCGGCATTCGTGATCTACAAACAGCAAGCTAGCTGGCAAGTCTGCGTCTACATCAGCCGTGTTCATTTAAAGGAATTCTCGAAATACATGTAAATGGCATAAACAACTAGCGTAAGACCAGCGCGACGTACTGGAAGTGAATGCCCTAAAATTAATCACTAACGCGCTTTGACGCGTAGCACATATGATTCGGGAGCTTCAGAGAAACCACATTCTTACTCAGGGAGGTTACACTGATGAAAATAGTCAAATACCGTATATTAAGGCGAGTAACTGGTCAAAATGCAGGCCGCACAACGCAGCTACACTTCGCTGTAACGCAGCACacaggtacagtgtactagaagggggcagtggaacgaacgaagcggccgcgccgcatactgtatctcgggtgatgctccgacgggcgaccgtagcggcggcgctgtagtcactttgtactgaagccatagagtaatataatgctgaagctgtggagagcgtctgcatttagcgcgcgctcgtcgcagcctacgaaagcgtataattgcgcgttttgagcgcgtttaatgcattactgagcttcaatcggtgtctcaacgcctgctacgcgccatggtgcatgagtgaatatgcaggcgtgccaaaattgcgccgagatattcccagttcttggagcctgccgactcccaaagaaagtgataatcggattttgcgcacatgcatctagctgctcactgattgctgtgcggtttgcaagcagcacttcgagccgcgctacactagaAGTGATTACGAACACTGGCTACGAATAAataacgaaccagcgacgaaagcctacaacTCTTCTGCTGGCAGTCTgtacgatatatccagagcattgatctctgtatgagctccaatgcgctcgactgtttcatgagtaacctgagtacaaatgactctatcgcaacattcatactagtgacggctgagttctgcgtgcttccgcggttacgatgcatcggttatgcgacctctgagggcttaaaataccaggaaggcgagccaggaagccgagctgaaggcgcgtgttcacctccgaggcacaaacttcatgcatcagggcttatctcaagcatattaaaatgcacagatgtaaatatagcccgtcggttattctgcctaaattcattacagccagttctccttttcaatggacagcttatattgcacctttcctgatcttctatcgatgccattagaacttttttttgacaacgttttgtattataatttcactGCTTTATCTGTAGTGAAGCCAgaaggggcggtggtgctctatgtTTTGCGAgattatgttatatatatatttacacgcacaaatacagacagtaaagtatcccctccccacccgtcgcctagcaattaataacaatatACATGCGAcgcacctgaggacgaccgttatttgtaccggtcgagttacctttgagttccaatacctttgagccctcgtaatgtcaaagaagtcacatttacacagcgcatttgtaaagatacgcaccgtacacggagcttcgccaacgcgcggtaaatgttcggtgtgctttcggcacaatatcagcacacagctttctgacacagttaaattccattagagcagctcagttactctgaataaactagacgccgaatcaccaccagaagaaagcattaagacagaagaaatcagaataagacacgccctttttgtttgCTCTGTCtgtttcttctggcggtcgttcggagtatagttaattgagagtaattgttctaaatagcccagcaatgagttcggctcaatcacactgagatcgtgaatattcacggtcgttgtcagcctgttttcatttttatattttgcgtactttccagcagtcgcttcggctacaagaactgatctgcagtatctctcaaaggcatatatgaagcaagcatccattaaaagctttgaagtttcgtccataaaGGCTTATGacgacaattcctacgcttaataatgatagacacgcaacgaaagccacatcagtgccgattagccgggtgccgccgatgcgtccagcagttctagcggcacgttc
The nucleotide sequence above comes from Rhipicephalus sanguineus isolate Rsan-2018 chromosome 8, BIME_Rsan_1.4, whole genome shotgun sequence. Encoded proteins:
- the LOC119401382 gene encoding protein FAM50 homolog, with product MAMYKGAASEAGRAMHLKKKREKALEELELRKKKIEEELKISTMENKFAAHYDAVEQQLKSSTIGLVTLDEMKAKQEDVVKERERQLAQRQQERELQRQREIQKKREQQERQRRQIAALSFKLDDEEEEEEEDAEENNNCEEEKEEKEDSPETKDEQDEDGDGADYEPPSKRKLGKNPDVDTSFLPDREREEDEKRIREVLRMEWVQKQQQLKNEDIEITFSYWDGSGHRKVVRMKKGNSIYQFLQKCLEVLRKEFYELRAVTADQLMYVKEDLIIPHHYTFYDFIVTKARGKSGPLFAYDAREDVRLTNDASIEKEESHAGKVLLRSWYERNKHIFPASRWEPYDPARSYERYTVSDKKK